A stretch of Natronococcus sp. CG52 DNA encodes these proteins:
- a CDS encoding YgaP family membrane protein: MRVVPGAALLIVGYRNRERTAGSLAFIAGSDIVATAIIQRCPGNTVLGIDTCQ, translated from the coding sequence CTGCGAGTCGTGCCCGGTGCCGCCCTGCTGATCGTCGGCTACCGGAACCGAGAAAGAACGGCCGGTAGCCTGGCGTTCATCGCCGGGAGCGACATCGTTGCGACCGCAATCATCCAGCGCTGTCCGGGAAACACCGTATTGGGGATCGATACCTGCCAGTAG
- the upp gene encoding uracil phosphoribosyltransferase: MTIEDREDAYLVTHALAKHTLSQLRDVETEQVSFRKGLVKLGRICGYEVIDGRMETEYVEIETPLEPTMGERVRGLDDVVIINVLRAATPFVEGLLKAFPRARQGVISASRNEEAGRDEDGSFPITVDYVKLPEIHEEDTVIIADPMLATGSTMCTVLEHVVENSPDPENLIVLSAVSAPEGLLRVDEAFPQADLLTVSIDDHLDEDGFIVPGLGDAGDRAFRTT, encoded by the coding sequence ATGACGATCGAAGATCGGGAGGATGCGTACCTCGTCACGCACGCGCTCGCGAAACACACGCTCTCACAGCTCCGGGACGTCGAAACCGAACAGGTAAGCTTCCGGAAAGGACTGGTCAAACTCGGCCGCATCTGCGGCTACGAGGTCATCGACGGCCGGATGGAAACCGAGTACGTCGAGATCGAGACGCCCCTCGAGCCGACGATGGGCGAACGGGTCCGGGGGCTCGACGACGTCGTGATCATCAACGTCCTGCGCGCGGCGACGCCGTTCGTCGAGGGGCTGCTGAAGGCGTTCCCGCGCGCCCGCCAGGGCGTCATCAGCGCGAGCCGTAACGAGGAGGCCGGTCGGGACGAGGACGGCTCGTTCCCGATCACGGTCGACTACGTCAAACTGCCCGAGATCCACGAGGAGGACACGGTGATCATCGCCGATCCGATGCTCGCGACCGGGAGTACGATGTGTACCGTCCTCGAGCACGTCGTCGAGAACTCGCCCGATCCGGAGAACCTGATCGTGCTCTCCGCGGTCTCCGCGCCGGAGGGGCTGCTCCGAGTGGACGAGGCGTTCCCCCAGGCGGACCTCCTGACGGTGTCGATCGACGACCACCTCGACGAAGACGGCTTCATCGTGCCGGGTCTCGGCGACGCCGGCGATCGCGCGTTCCGGACGACGTAG
- a CDS encoding carbon starvation CstA family protein translates to MQVIWMVLFILVAFTIGYIGYSRYLTSLTDLDDSRETPAHRYSDGQEYVPSEKPVLLGHHYSSIAGGGPIAGPITAVAAFGWLPALLWIAIGNPIFGAVHDFMALVSSARHEGKSIGYIIGEYVGEQGKNMLLWFAFLLVILVIAAFIFLVATVFNAYPAAATASMIYIGLALLFGVYLYQFQLPFWPGALLFTAGVFAGVWVGLQYPIAMADTGLLPEGTIVLLGDAAAWEWLPLAAETNPNAALWAIVVALYCFAAAVLPVWVLLQPRDFLTSTLLYVGIGAMLLGAIVGSVIGFESVEISIATAGVESVQVDRLVTEVPAYTGFVHPELGWLFPFLFVTIACGAISGFHSLVSSGTTAKQLDKESDARLIGYGGMLAEGLLAVTAILAVVIISATTEGLMEAIATFPAGGGALISALGISVMIGVIFVALVFVSFLLTSTDTAARLGRYMIEELVGTPESTTQEFAANRYVSSAVCAFGGYLLVASGTWGDIWPLFGGANQLLASLALLVATVWLANADESKQLLTTGAPMVFMVSVTIVALAVIGLWRNPQAILADPSLTYANVARALQSIIAVVLIVLAIGLLYLGLNNIRDARAGLGTDAIAPGSDDD, encoded by the coding sequence ATGCAAGTCATCTGGATGGTGCTGTTCATACTGGTGGCGTTCACGATCGGGTACATCGGGTACTCGAGATATCTCACTTCGTTGACGGATCTCGACGATAGTCGAGAGACGCCGGCGCACAGGTACAGCGACGGACAGGAGTACGTTCCCTCGGAGAAGCCGGTCCTGCTCGGGCACCACTACTCCTCGATCGCCGGCGGGGGACCGATCGCCGGCCCGATCACTGCCGTCGCGGCCTTCGGCTGGCTCCCCGCGTTGCTGTGGATCGCGATCGGGAACCCGATCTTCGGCGCGGTGCACGACTTCATGGCGCTGGTCTCGAGCGCTCGTCACGAGGGGAAGTCGATCGGGTACATCATCGGCGAGTACGTCGGTGAGCAGGGAAAGAACATGCTGCTGTGGTTCGCGTTCCTGCTGGTCATCCTGGTGATCGCCGCGTTCATCTTCCTGGTGGCGACGGTGTTCAACGCGTACCCGGCGGCGGCGACGGCGAGCATGATCTACATCGGGCTGGCGCTGCTGTTCGGGGTGTACCTGTACCAGTTCCAGCTGCCGTTCTGGCCCGGCGCGCTCCTGTTCACCGCGGGCGTGTTCGCGGGGGTCTGGGTCGGCCTTCAGTACCCGATCGCGATGGCCGACACCGGGTTGCTTCCGGAGGGGACGATCGTCCTGCTCGGCGACGCTGCGGCCTGGGAGTGGCTCCCGCTCGCCGCCGAGACGAACCCGAACGCCGCGCTGTGGGCGATCGTGGTCGCGCTCTACTGTTTCGCCGCCGCGGTGTTGCCGGTGTGGGTCTTGCTCCAGCCGCGTGACTTCCTCACGTCGACGCTGCTGTACGTCGGGATCGGTGCGATGTTGCTCGGAGCGATCGTCGGCAGCGTAATCGGTTTCGAATCGGTCGAAATCTCGATTGCGACCGCCGGGGTCGAGTCGGTCCAGGTCGATCGGCTGGTCACCGAGGTACCGGCGTACACCGGCTTCGTCCATCCGGAGCTGGGCTGGCTGTTCCCCTTCCTGTTCGTGACCATCGCCTGCGGAGCCATCAGCGGCTTCCACTCGCTGGTCTCGTCGGGGACGACGGCGAAACAGCTCGACAAGGAGTCGGACGCCCGACTCATCGGCTACGGTGGTATGCTCGCGGAGGGACTGCTCGCGGTGACTGCGATTCTCGCGGTGGTGATCATCTCCGCCACGACCGAGGGGCTCATGGAGGCGATCGCGACGTTCCCGGCAGGTGGTGGCGCGCTCATCTCCGCGCTCGGGATCAGCGTAATGATCGGCGTGATCTTCGTCGCGCTGGTGTTCGTCAGCTTCCTGTTGACCAGCACCGACACGGCAGCTCGGCTCGGACGGTACATGATCGAGGAACTCGTCGGCACACCCGAGTCGACCACGCAGGAGTTCGCGGCGAACCGCTACGTGAGCTCTGCGGTTTGCGCGTTCGGCGGTTACCTGCTCGTCGCCTCCGGAACGTGGGGCGACATCTGGCCGCTGTTCGGCGGCGCGAACCAGCTGCTGGCGTCGCTCGCGCTGCTCGTCGCGACCGTCTGGCTCGCCAACGCGGACGAGTCGAAGCAGTTGCTCACGACCGGGGCCCCGATGGTGTTCATGGTCAGCGTTACCATCGTCGCGCTGGCCGTGATCGGTCTCTGGCGGAACCCGCAGGCGATCCTGGCGGATCCGTCGCTCACCTACGCCAACGTCGCCCGGGCGCTCCAGAGCATCATCGCAGTCGTCCTCATCGTGCTCGCGATCGGCCTGCTGTACCTGGGACTGAACAATATCCGCGACGCGCGCGCCGGACTCGGAACCGACGCCATCGCTCCAGGTTCGGACGACGACTGA
- a CDS encoding DUF5828 family protein, producing MEESISGFKIRGDWGDVVEHGERITRALRNVGVHDPDHDYGARFARAFEEWDEWRPKAHETLETDVSEKTADQASVEEGKGERAGKEPDEDLKTAGEKLSESYERLERDDADAAVDNWKESIDYVARAADSASRKALRRVEDTVYQNVMTQLAPYYFDNELISANIQQSTRGEGEQFIFEVNVNDDVLKENVSDRLTEFEDEIDRWHVEVEKDTEAAEAIEGVEPPPEPEDNSKSTTN from the coding sequence ATGGAAGAGAGCATTTCGGGGTTCAAGATACGCGGTGACTGGGGTGACGTCGTCGAACACGGCGAACGCATCACGCGCGCGCTGCGGAACGTGGGTGTGCACGACCCCGATCACGACTACGGCGCCCGCTTCGCCCGCGCCTTCGAGGAGTGGGACGAGTGGCGACCCAAGGCCCACGAGACACTCGAAACGGACGTCAGCGAGAAGACGGCCGATCAGGCGAGCGTCGAGGAGGGAAAGGGCGAACGGGCCGGCAAGGAGCCCGACGAGGACCTGAAGACCGCCGGCGAGAAGCTCTCAGAGTCGTACGAGCGCCTCGAGCGGGACGACGCCGACGCCGCGGTCGACAACTGGAAGGAATCGATCGACTACGTCGCGCGAGCGGCCGACTCGGCGAGTCGCAAGGCGCTGCGTCGCGTCGAGGACACGGTCTACCAGAACGTGATGACCCAGCTCGCGCCGTACTACTTCGACAACGAACTCATCAGCGCGAACATCCAGCAGTCGACGCGCGGCGAGGGCGAACAGTTCATTTTCGAGGTCAACGTCAACGACGACGTGCTAAAGGAGAACGTCTCCGACCGCCTCACCGAGTTCGAGGACGAGATCGATCGCTGGCACGTCGAGGTCGAGAAGGACACCGAGGCCGCCGAAGCGATCGAGGGCGTCGAACCGCCGCCGGAGCCCGAGGACAACTCGAAGTCGACGACGAACTGA
- a CDS encoding pyridoxal phosphate-dependent aminotransferase, which produces MVNKPKTAPPIGTERTNTVVESVIREMTREAIRKDAINLSQGIPDEDETPPEIKAAAKEAIDTDSQYTITWGLPELREAVSERYAEWKGVTYDPETEVTITSGTSEAIMSTMLSLAGAGDEVIYFEPVYESYIPASQFAGATPIPLDITDDLTIDAERLAEAAERARILVLNTPMNPTGKIFSREELETIEEIAVEHDLIVLTDEIYEHIVYEEYCSPVEVGNLAERTVVCTGMSKTFSVTGWRVGFCLAPEYLSKELRKIHDYTSICAPTPFQRAGVEALSLPDSYYDELSDSYEKRRDLLYDGLLEAGLDPVKPDGAYYIMTRYPTDESDIEFCYRLIREAGVAAVPGSSFYTDPDVEADWIRFTFSRNEATLEEAIDRLIENRWW; this is translated from the coding sequence ATGGTAAACAAGCCGAAGACAGCACCCCCGATCGGAACCGAGCGAACGAACACCGTCGTCGAATCGGTGATCCGCGAGATGACCCGGGAGGCGATTCGAAAGGACGCGATCAACCTGTCCCAGGGGATCCCCGACGAGGACGAGACGCCGCCCGAGATCAAAGCCGCCGCGAAGGAGGCGATCGACACCGACAGCCAGTACACGATCACCTGGGGGCTGCCGGAACTCAGGGAGGCCGTCTCGGAACGCTACGCCGAGTGGAAGGGGGTCACCTACGACCCCGAGACGGAGGTCACGATCACCAGCGGCACCAGCGAGGCGATCATGTCGACGATGCTCTCCCTCGCGGGAGCGGGCGACGAGGTGATTTACTTCGAGCCGGTCTACGAGAGCTACATCCCGGCGAGCCAGTTCGCCGGCGCCACGCCGATCCCCCTCGACATCACCGACGACCTCACGATCGACGCCGAGCGTCTCGCCGAGGCGGCCGAGCGCGCCCGGATTCTCGTTCTCAATACGCCGATGAATCCGACCGGGAAAATCTTCTCCCGCGAGGAACTCGAGACGATCGAGGAGATCGCGGTCGAACACGACCTGATCGTGCTGACCGACGAAATCTACGAGCACATCGTCTACGAGGAGTACTGCAGTCCGGTCGAGGTCGGCAATCTCGCCGAACGGACCGTCGTCTGTACGGGGATGTCCAAGACGTTCAGCGTTACCGGGTGGCGGGTCGGCTTCTGTCTCGCCCCCGAGTACCTCTCGAAGGAACTCCGGAAGATCCACGACTACACGAGCATCTGCGCGCCGACGCCGTTCCAGCGGGCGGGGGTCGAAGCGCTGTCGCTTCCCGACTCGTACTACGACGAGCTGTCCGACTCCTACGAGAAGCGCCGGGACCTCCTCTACGACGGATTACTCGAGGCGGGACTGGACCCCGTCAAACCGGACGGTGCCTACTACATCATGACGCGGTACCCGACGGACGAGAGCGATATCGAGTTCTGCTACCGGCTGATCCGGGAGGCCGGCGTCGCCGCCGTTCCCGGCAGCAGCTTCTACACGGATCCCGACGTCGAGGCCGACTGGATCCGGTTTACGTTCTCGCGAAACGAGGCGACCCTCGAGGAGGCTATCGACCGGCTGATAGAGAACCGCTGGTGGTGA
- a CDS encoding S9 family peptidase, protein MKQIEAADYHDVVRVADPQPAPSGERVAFVRKTPEDDETDDATIHVVPVGGGEPRQFTAADGVDGEPRWSPDGTRLAFASTRGEGDRQQLWILPTTGGEARRVTGVVGGVSGLEWSPDGTRLCFTQQVSESDREEGRDYAVDAEYEPETPDPRVIDRMIYRAGTEYVDGRRNHVYVLDVEAALEGDVDPADEDDDGAGDAITRLTEGDTDYVGATWGDSETVYYAAKTGEQPDDSIAYDLFAHDLETDGTEAFTQTTGWIGALDATEDGRVAFEYTPEEGMTLRQTELRVHDRESGTETTPTEPLDRTISHKSSFEWGPDDDLLYFTTPDEGSQVLWSVPGDGTDAPTRIYGDGVTVEAFSVGSDAVAYVQSEWDHPGDVFATTRGGNETTRLTRINDAYLTDRAVCQPEEVWFESEGTEIQGWILTPPDFDPDETYPLIVEIHGGPHSQWTTAGTMWHEFQTLAARGYVVFWSNPRGSTGYGEDHASAIERDWGDVTLTDVLAGVDVVCEREYVDSEELFVTGGSFGGFMTAWTVTQTDRFRAAVSQRGVYDLTGFYGSTDAFKLVEGDFGTTPWEEPDFLWERSPVAYVPNVETPTLVIHSDRDYRTPANTAELFYLGLQKHGVDTRLVRYPREGHELSRSGEPGHVVDRLERIARWFDGYSESHESPPALERERDADLSAEASENDADE, encoded by the coding sequence ATGAAGCAGATCGAAGCAGCCGATTATCACGACGTGGTTCGCGTCGCGGATCCGCAGCCCGCACCCAGCGGCGAGCGGGTCGCGTTCGTGCGAAAGACTCCCGAGGACGACGAGACGGACGACGCGACGATCCACGTCGTCCCCGTCGGCGGCGGCGAGCCCAGGCAGTTCACCGCCGCCGACGGCGTCGACGGGGAGCCCCGGTGGAGTCCCGACGGCACTCGACTCGCGTTCGCCAGCACGCGCGGCGAGGGCGACCGACAGCAGCTGTGGATCCTCCCGACGACCGGCGGCGAGGCGCGGCGGGTCACCGGCGTCGTCGGCGGCGTCAGCGGTCTCGAGTGGAGTCCCGACGGCACTCGCCTCTGCTTCACCCAGCAGGTGAGCGAATCCGACCGCGAGGAAGGACGCGACTACGCGGTCGACGCGGAGTACGAACCGGAGACGCCGGACCCGCGGGTGATCGACCGCATGATCTACCGCGCCGGGACGGAGTACGTCGACGGCCGGCGGAACCACGTCTACGTCCTCGACGTCGAGGCGGCGCTCGAGGGCGACGTCGATCCCGCGGACGAGGACGACGACGGCGCGGGCGACGCGATTACCCGGCTCACCGAGGGAGACACCGACTACGTCGGAGCGACCTGGGGCGACAGCGAGACGGTCTACTACGCGGCCAAAACCGGTGAGCAGCCCGACGACTCGATCGCGTACGATCTCTTTGCGCACGACCTCGAGACGGACGGGACCGAAGCCTTCACGCAGACGACGGGCTGGATCGGCGCGCTCGACGCGACCGAAGACGGACGGGTCGCGTTCGAGTACACGCCCGAGGAGGGAATGACGCTGCGCCAGACCGAACTCCGGGTTCACGACCGTGAAAGTGGGACCGAAACCACGCCCACCGAACCGCTCGACCGAACGATCAGCCACAAATCGAGCTTCGAGTGGGGGCCGGACGACGATCTGCTCTACTTCACCACGCCCGACGAGGGTTCGCAAGTCCTCTGGTCGGTGCCCGGCGACGGGACCGACGCGCCGACGAGGATCTACGGCGACGGCGTCACCGTCGAGGCGTTCTCGGTCGGGAGCGACGCCGTCGCCTACGTCCAGAGCGAGTGGGACCATCCGGGCGACGTCTTCGCTACAACTCGCGGCGGCAACGAGACGACGCGGCTAACCCGCATCAACGACGCCTACCTCACCGATCGAGCGGTCTGCCAGCCCGAAGAGGTGTGGTTCGAGAGCGAGGGAACGGAGATTCAGGGCTGGATCCTCACGCCGCCGGACTTCGACCCCGACGAGACGTACCCGCTGATCGTCGAGATTCACGGCGGCCCCCACTCGCAGTGGACGACCGCGGGGACGATGTGGCACGAGTTCCAGACGCTCGCCGCGCGCGGCTACGTCGTCTTCTGGTCGAACCCCCGCGGATCGACGGGCTACGGCGAGGATCACGCGAGCGCCATCGAACGCGACTGGGGCGACGTCACCCTGACCGACGTGCTCGCGGGCGTCGACGTCGTCTGCGAGCGCGAGTACGTCGATTCCGAGGAGCTGTTCGTCACCGGCGGGAGCTTCGGCGGCTTCATGACCGCGTGGACGGTCACGCAGACCGATCGCTTCCGGGCTGCCGTCTCCCAGCGCGGCGTCTACGACCTCACCGGATTCTACGGCTCGACGGACGCGTTCAAGCTCGTCGAAGGCGATTTCGGCACGACCCCCTGGGAGGAGCCCGACTTCCTCTGGGAGCGCTCGCCCGTCGCTTACGTCCCGAACGTCGAGACGCCGACGCTCGTGATACACTCCGACCGGGATTACCGGACGCCCGCGAACACCGCCGAACTGTTCTACCTCGGGCTACAGAAACACGGCGTCGACACGCGACTCGTCCGATACCCCCGCGAGGGACACGAACTCTCCCGCAGCGGCGAGCCCGGTCACGTCGTCGACCGCCTCGAGCGCATCGCTCGCTGGTTCGACGGCTACTCGGAGTCCCACGAGTCCCCGCCCGCACTCGAGCGCGAGCGAGACGCCGACCTCTCGGCCGAAGCGAGCGAGAACGACGCGGACGAGTAA